GTTGGTAACGGTTTTCCGGTAATGAATATTTTCTCTTACCGGGATAACCCCGAAGCCATGTCCCCGTTTCTGCTGCTGGATTATGCCGGTCCGACCACGTTCTCCCCCACCGGTGAAAAACGCGGTGTCGGGCAACATCCTCACCGTGGTTTCGAAACTGTGACTATTGTTTATGCAGGCGGTGTTTCACACCGGGACTCTTCCGGTGGCGGGGGCACCATTGGCCCGGGGGATGTTCAGTGGATGACTGCCGCCTCTGGCGTGATTCACGAAGAGTACCACAGCCCCGAATTTGCCCGTCAGGGCGGTGCGTTTGAGATGGTCCAGTTGTGGGTCAACCTGCCCGCCCGGCACAAAATGGCGGCACCGGGATACCAGGGGATCACCGCAGAGACGATACCGGACATCCCCCTGCCGGATGGCGCAGGCCAGGTGCGGGTGATTGCCGGTGAGTACAGCGGGATCCGCGGCCCGGCCCGCACCATGACCCCGATGAATGTCTGGGATCTTCAGCTGCTGGCCGGCCACCAGGTGACTATAATGCTGCCCCCGGGCCACACCACGGCGCTGTTTGTGTTGCACGGTGAGCTGCAAACGGACGGGCAGCCCGTCGGCAGTGCTGAGCTGGCGGTAATGTCCCGCGCGGGCGAGCATCTGGTGCTGGAGGCCAGTAAAGAAACAAGGCTTTTACTGTTAAGCGGCGAGCCGCTCAATGAGCCCGTAGTGGGGCACGGCCCGTTTGTGATGAATACCCGGGAAGAGATTAGCCAGGCTATCCGCGATTTTACCCGCGGCCAGTTCGGGCAAATCCAGCCGGACAATAGCACTGAAAATAACTGAAGGAGAGGTACTATGAGTAAACCTTACATTAAGCTGGATAAAAACGATGTTGCGGTTCTGCTGGTAGATCACCAGGCGGGTTTATCGTCACTGGTGCGTGATATTGATCCGGATAAATTCAACAATAACGTGCTGGCGCTGGCCGATCTGGCAAAATATTTTAATCTGCCGACCATCCTGACCACCAGTTTTGAAGATGGCCCTAACGGCCCGTTAATGACCGAGTTAAAAGATCTGTTCCCGGATGCGCCCTACATTGCCCGCCCCGGGCAGATCAACGCCTGGGACAACGAAGACTTTGTCAAAGCGGTGAAAGCCACCGGGAAAAAACAGCTGCTTATTGCCGGTATCGTGACTGAAGTGTGCGTGGCCTTCCCGGCCCTGTCCGCCCTTGAAGAGGGGTTTGAGGTCTTTGTCGTGACCGACGCTTCCGGCACCTTTAACGAGCTGACCCGCCAGTCTGCCTGGGATCGCATGAGCAACGCCGGGGCCCAGCTGATGACCTGGTTTGGCGTCGCCTGCGAGTTACACCGCGACTGGCGTAATGATATTGAAGGGCTGGGCACCCTGTTCAGTAATCATATTCCCGACTACCGTAGCCTGATGAACAGCTACAGTACCGTCATTAACCGCAAATCCTGACCCGGATACCGCCCCGCACCTGCGGGGCGGTGTCACTAAATGCCGCTGGTGTCGCCAGGTGTGGGGCGTCAGCTTTTAAGCCCGCGATTCTCCAGCATTGGCTCTATTTCCGGATCGTGGCCGCGCCAGTGGTAATAAAGTGCTGCCAAATCAGCGCTGTTGCCACGGGAGAGTATCGCCTCGCGGAAGCGCTCACCGTTTTCCCGGGTTAAACCGCCCTGCTCTTCGAACCATTTATAGCCGTCATCTGCCAGCATCTGAGTCCATAAATAGGCGTAATATCCTGCCGCGTAGCCGCCGCCCCAGATATGGGCGAAATAACTGCTGCGGTAACGGGGAGGCACCGCCTCCAGCGCCAGCTGCTCCCCGGCCAGAATCGCCGGCTCCACCACGGATACGTCGGTATTATCCCCGGGTTTTATCAGGTGCCAGTTCATATCCAGCAGCGCGGCGCTGAGCAGCTCCGTCATGTCGTAGCCTTTATTAAAGGTGCTGGCGCGAAACAGCTTCTCACGCAGGGCTTCCGGCATCGGCGCGCCGGTGCTGTGGTGGCGGGCATAGTGCTCAAACACCACCGGATGGCTG
This Shimwellia blattae DSM 4481 = NBRC 105725 DNA region includes the following protein-coding sequences:
- a CDS encoding pirin family protein — encoded protein: MKKVAFIKRSNGRHWVGNGFPVMNIFSYRDNPEAMSPFLLLDYAGPTTFSPTGEKRGVGQHPHRGFETVTIVYAGGVSHRDSSGGGGTIGPGDVQWMTAASGVIHEEYHSPEFARQGGAFEMVQLWVNLPARHKMAAPGYQGITAETIPDIPLPDGAGQVRVIAGEYSGIRGPARTMTPMNVWDLQLLAGHQVTIMLPPGHTTALFVLHGELQTDGQPVGSAELAVMSRAGEHLVLEASKETRLLLLSGEPLNEPVVGHGPFVMNTREEISQAIRDFTRGQFGQIQPDNSTENN
- the ycaC gene encoding isochorismate family cysteine hydrolase YcaC gives rise to the protein MSKPYIKLDKNDVAVLLVDHQAGLSSLVRDIDPDKFNNNVLALADLAKYFNLPTILTTSFEDGPNGPLMTELKDLFPDAPYIARPGQINAWDNEDFVKAVKATGKKQLLIAGIVTEVCVAFPALSALEEGFEVFVVTDASGTFNELTRQSAWDRMSNAGAQLMTWFGVACELHRDWRNDIEGLGTLFSNHIPDYRSLMNSYSTVINRKS